One region of Peromyscus eremicus chromosome 4, PerEre_H2_v1, whole genome shotgun sequence genomic DNA includes:
- the LOC131908184 gene encoding olfactory receptor 5AK2-like, which produces MEQNDTKVTEFILLGFAGQHKSWHILFIIFLMIYVATLMGNIGMILLIKIDSSLHTPMYFFLQHLAFVDLCYTSAITPKMLKNFTETKASISFTGCMLQLLAYGTFATIDCFILAAMAVDRYVAICNPLRYPIVMSQRLCILLLVGSYTMGFLNASVNTGFTFSLNFCKSNAINHFFCDEPPILALSCSSIDFSIMLLTVFVGFNLMSTVLVVIFSYIYILAAILRMSSAAGRKKAFSTCASHLTAVTIFYGTLSYMYLHPHTSESQEQEKAASVFYGIIIPMLNPLIYSLRNQDVIEAFKKIGKKFL; this is translated from the coding sequence aTGGAACAAAATGACACCAAAGTGACTGAATTCATTCTTCTGGGATTTGCCGGGCAACACAAGTCTTGGCACATCCTGTTCATAATATTTCTAATGATCTATGTTGCCACACTCATGGGTAACATTGGAATGATACTGCTCATCAAGATTGATTCTTCCCTTCACACTCCCATGTACTTTTTCCTCCAACACCTAGCCTTTGTTGATCTCTGCTACACCTCAGCGATCACTCCCAAGATGCTGAAAAACTTTACAGAGACAAAAGCATCCATCTCCTTCACAGGGTGCATGTTACAATTGCTGGCCTATGGTACTTTTGCCACCATCGACTGTTTCATCCTAGCTGCTATGGCTGtggaccgctatgtggccatctgtaaCCCATTGCGCTATCCCATCGTCATGTCCCAGAGACTCTGCATTCTGCTGCTGGTTGGTTCGTACACCATGGGCTTCCTAAATGCTTCTGTAAACACAGGTTTCACATTTTCACTGAACTTTTGCAAATCCAATGCCATCAATCATTTTTTCTGTGATGAGCCTCCCATTCTTGCCCTGTCGTGCTCCAGTATTGATTTCAGTATCATGCTACTCACGGTCTTTGTGGGGTTCAACCTGATGAGCACTGTGTTGGTTGTCATCTTTTCCTACATATATATCTTGGCTGCCATCCTAAGGATGTCTTCTGCTGCAGGAAGGAAAAAGGCCTTCTCCACATGTGCCTCCCACCTGACTGCAGTGACCATTTTCTATGGGACTCTCTCCTATATGTATCTACACCCACATACCAGTGAATCCCAAGAGCAAGAAAAGGCAGCTTCTGTATTTTATGGCATAATTATTCCCATGTTAAACCCCTTAATCTATAGCCTGAGAAACCAAGATGTGATAGAAGCCTTTAAAAAGATAGGAAAGAAATTCTTATAA